The following proteins come from a genomic window of Crateriforma spongiae:
- a CDS encoding RbsD/FucU family protein — translation MLRSRLIHPQINAVLAAAGHHSTILIADGNYPALNKRGPNAELVSLNLMPGLVTCDQVLQAVLSAVPVERIQTMQTETEGPYALDGDPPVWDDYRKSIRDAGLDLQIEPIEKWDFYKAVETPDHVLTIQSGDQQRYANILLSIGVRMD, via the coding sequence ATGTTGCGATCCCGCCTGATCCATCCCCAGATCAACGCCGTTCTTGCCGCCGCCGGGCACCACAGCACCATTCTGATCGCCGATGGCAACTACCCTGCCCTGAACAAACGTGGCCCCAACGCCGAATTGGTCAGTTTGAATCTGATGCCGGGATTGGTCACGTGCGATCAAGTCCTGCAGGCGGTCTTGTCGGCCGTCCCGGTGGAGCGGATTCAGACGATGCAGACCGAAACCGAAGGCCCTTATGCGCTGGACGGCGATCCACCGGTTTGGGACGACTATCGAAAATCGATCCGGGACGCCGGATTGGATTTACAGATCGAGCCGATCGAAAAGTGGGATTTCTACAAAGCCGTCGAAACTCCCGATCACGTGCTGACGATCCAAAGTGGCGACCAACAGCGGTACGCCAACATTTTGCTGTCCATCGGCGTCCGCATGGACTGA